AGGGGGACCGACGACGCAAGAGATGGTTGGACGACGTGGAGCCAGACCTTCAATCCTTGGGCGTAAGAAGGTGGAGACAGCGAGCAGCACAGGACAGAGATGCATGGACAAGGCTTGTGGAGGAGTCCAAGGGCCGTAGAGTCAATAAGTAGTTTGGTAGTAataagatgaaaatatttcatgtatttttttaagaaaaaatacCGGACAGTATCAGATAAATAGGACATTTATCTTACCTTTTTTTGACACAGAAAAATCCGTCTAGAAAGGATAGAGCTTCTTCACGCTGTGATGGCTTCCCCCCAGATGGGCCAGGGGGTCCTTTCTTTTTTCGTTTATGATAGTCTCTTATGTTGAACCACTTCTTTTGAACATCTTCAgctagaaaacattgaaaataaaataaattacaattatattCAGGTATGAATGTGAAGGATTCAAATGTTATTTATAAACTGTACCTAAATACCCTAAAGCAATAGTTAAAATGATTACGTATTACTAGTAGAGCTACAAGTATTATAATCACGTCACAGCATTATAGTGGGACTCACTTTAAACtgttaattcaaatttattttctcaaaaatcatacacaatattataataataatataatattataacatctaaaaataatacaagaaaaatactattacaatatttgaaaataaattaggaaattaagaaagttttgggcaatagcctgttttttctttttcgatcattgtattgtttgtgctaacctaataaaatACTCCCAAATCTGCAGCCTATTTTTTATCAACATTGGTTGAATAAGAAGCATTTTGGTCTTATATCTCACTATAGTGCTTTTTGCCTTCTTTGAAAGTGGGATGGTATATGGTATCACCTTGTGGGGTGGTGCCTTTGAGGTAAAAGATATACTGCTGGTGCAGAAGAAGGCCATCCAGATTGTTTGTGGAGCAGAATTTTTGGCACATTGTAGGCCTCTCTTTGTGAGTGAGAAGATTCTCACtgttttcaatcttttcatTTACAGGTCAGTTATGAAGACCTTCCAAAGTGTTCATACTTTGCCTACCAGGGGTGATGTGCACGACCATAGCACCAAAAGCAGGCTGAGGCTGGACCTACCATATTGTAGATTGTGGAGGACCCAGAGCAGCCTCATCTACCAGCCAGCTAGAATTTTGGACAAGCTGCCAGTTTCAGCCAGGACTCTGCTTGAGACGGTTTTGAAGATGAGACTGAGGGCTTTCCTTCAGGAgaacttacttgatacttgttgTCGTTGTCTGACTGGGGATTCAAGTAAGACAGTGTCAAAGTTGGTAAGAACAAAGTTGGTAGGTATCGTTAGCCATTTTGGCTAGTCGTTGAAGTAGCTTCAAAAAAAGGGCTCATCCTCAATCTCAGCAAATGAGTAGAGTGGCCTTTCGTTCGTCTTCTACTTCACTGTGCTTAGCAATTTCTCCTTTTATTCTCTGAGGGATTTATATGATTGCGATTATACTCAGATTGTGAGTAGATACTTCTTGCCTTAGTCTTGCTGCTTCTTCTGCTTGCTGCATGTCTCGTTGCATATGCTATATGTGTgttttgacttgaaaattttgttctTATCTGTCTTATGACAGTTTTTTATTGTTCTTGACTTGTTTACTTGTGGACATAACTATGTAGTATGACCACGCCATGAACAgaaacacattattattattacataggTCTGATATACTCCACCATGGCTTACTTTGGATAAAGtaatatctatagtaggctatgacTCTACTCATACCGGTACGTTTTGGTCAACAATATTCTACCTTTGGGTAGGTTAGACTGCACCCATAATGTGTTCTGAAAGTTTTCAAGGAAAATGAGGGTTTCAGAACAtaatttaagaaaaaaaatcaagccAATACATTTTTAAGGTACCTAGGTACCTTACCGTTCTACCTAATGACTTAGTACCTATTAATTTAGAATTGTCCTGTCTCAGCCTACAGATGAGAGGTTATTGTGGTTTTCaccttcaaatatttattctggattatgaataaaaatgatactaTTTTATTCAGACTTACTTGATCTGTTTAGTATTGTTGCAAGTTCCCTCCACAGTCTTTGCTTGTGCGCTGAATTTCTGTACTCAGGATGGTTGATGTCAAACAAAACTGAATGATTTTTGACAAACTCAATAATTGTCTCTTCATGGTCCCATGAGAATCTTCTCTCCATTTCAAATGAAAGTGTATCTTTTAAAACGACAAATCAACCCGAATaacttatttttttgttgatttttgtaATTAATAACAAATTCTTAGTGTTTTCAGTATTCGTTCGGTTTTCTTTTCGTTCCTTCCGAAGGAAAACAGAGAATGGAGTGGGTGACGGTTGGCCGTTGAAACAGTTCACTTACAACCTGTAATTTTTTATAGTCCAgcaataaattagaatattttcatccaattatatcataataggagaataaaaacaaacaacTACACAAACTTAATTAAACAAAATCAGATAtaaaagaaatagaaaacaaatttcATGAGTACTGGTAATAATATCAGCTGTTTATTGATCTGAACCTAAGATCTGATCAGGTGACTGAGCTTACTTGAACAGCTGGAAATTGTCTGTTCTGTTGACTTTAccttatcatagagaaaaatcaaatagaccATTAACTACCTCCAGTTTGACCAACCcaatggcttaaaaataaataaaatagaatggaaataaattattcgatttcaattttattattcttgataaattttattattcttgataaattttattattcttgataaattttattattcttgatattCTTGATGTCTAACTTTTCCTTAGTCTTGCTGCTTCTTCTGCTTGCTGCATGTCTCGTTGCATATGCTATATGTGTGTTTTGACTAGAAAATTTTGTTCTTATCTGTCTTATGACAGTTTTTTATTGTTCTTGACTACTTGAATCTACTTGTGGACATAACTATGTAGTATGACCATGCCATGAACAgaaacacattattattattacataggTCTGATATACTCTACCATGGCTTACTTTGGATAAAGtaatatctatagtaggctatgacTCTACTCATACCGGTACGTTTTGGTCAACAATATTCTACCTTTGGGTAGGTTAGACTGCACCCATAATGTGTTCTGAAAGTTTTCAAGGAAAATGAGGGTTTCAGAACATAATTTAAGAAAATAAATCAAGccaatacatttttaattaaaaaatacctAGGTACCTTACCGTTCTACCTAATGACTTAGTACCTATTAATTTAGAATTGTCCTGTCTCAGCCTACAGATGAGAGGTTATTGTGGTTTTCaccttcaaatatttattctggattatgaatgaaaatgataCTATTTTATTCAGACTTACTTGATCTGTTTAGTATTGTTGCAAGTTCCCTCCACAGTCTTTGCTTGTGCGCTGAATTTCTGTACTCAGGATGGTTGATGTCAAACAAAACTGAATGATTTTTGACAAACTCAATAATCGTCTCTTCATGGTCCCATGAGAATCttctttccatttcaaatgaAAGTGTATCTTTTAAAACGACAAATCAACCCGAATaacttatttttttgttgatttttgtaATTAATAACAAATTCTTAGTGTTTTCAGTTTTCGTTCGGTTTTCTTTTCGTTCCTTCCGAAGGAAAACAGAGAATGGAGTGGGTGACGGTTGGCCGTTGAAACAGTTCACTCACAACCTGTAATTTTTTATAGTCCAgcaataaattagaatattttcatccaattatatcataataggagaataaaaacaaacaacTACACAAACTTAATTCAACAAAATCAGATagaaaagaaatagaaaacaaattttACGAGTACTGGTAATAATATCAGCTGTTTATTGATCTGAACCTAAGATCTGATCAGGTGACTGAGCTTACTTGAACAGCTGGAAATTGTCTGTTCTGTTGACTTTAccttatcatagagaaaaatcaaatagaccATTAACTACCTCCAGTTTGACCAACCCAATggcttgaaaataaataaaatagaatggaaataaattattcgatttcaatttcattattcttGATGTCTAACTTTTacgaatttttattgcaaaaacatATCCTACACAATATTAAGTAAATGCAACAATGCTACCGTTCATACTGAAACTAATACAATTCCataacagatttattgataatattacacAACAATATCTCAATTATTTGTACAGTCAAATCAAATAGGATTCTTATTTGATTATAAGAAATTCTTAACATCTATCCTATTCAAATATCTATCCTTCAACTTATTTGATGAGAAGAGATCAAAGTATTTGTCGTAGAGGTATTGAACGCAATCTCTAAAATTGATCCACAGTTTCTCGGGAACGTATGTAGTTACCATGCTAAGGAAAACCCTTTTACATATAAATGGAGGAGCAGACAAATCCACAGCCACATTCATCCAGTAAATTTCATCAAAACTTTCTATTTCTTCGTGAGAAAGAAACCATATGATCAGAAAACTACGCAATTTGTTCCTTGATATACACGTACTGGCACAAATCAACTGTGAGTGCTGAGTCTTCCAAAAAAAGCAATAAAGCAATGATTTACTCACTTGAATACcgtattgataatataactcACTTAATACCGTATATCACTTGGATTCATCCATATTATGTCTTTGTGTTTGATTAGTCTTCTGTTAAAGAAGAACTTATATAATATAAGGATAAACCTACCAAGTTATGATTAATTTTGTATCTACAGTACTTTGTTACATCTTAACCTGACTGTTCAATTAGTTGATAAAACATAACCTAATCTCCTTACAATCTTACAATTCCgctaaacataacctaaaaaatgaTCAGTAGAAGTTTTAAACCGTTATGTTGGTAGTGTGGTCACATGAGGTAGTCATTGGTCTATTTGCGTTTTCTCTTTCGTTAAGATCATTCCTGTTGACTTTAccttatcatagagaaaaatcaaatagaccATTAACTACCTCCAGTTTGACCAACCcaatggcttaaaaataaataaaatagaatggaaataaattattcgatttcaattttattattcttgataaattttattattcttgatattCTTGATGTCTAACTTTTCCTTAGTCTTGCTGCTTCTTCTGCTTGCTGCATGTCTCGTTGCATATGCTATGATATGTGTGCTTTGACTAGAAAATTTTGTTCTTATCTGTCTTATGACAGTTTTTTATTGTTCTTGACTACTTGAATCTACTTGTGGACATAACTATGTAGTATGACCACGCCATGAACAgaaacacattattattattacataggTCTGATATACTCTACCATGGCTTACTTTGGATGAAGtaatatctatagtaggctatgacTCTACTCATACCGGTACGTTTTGGTCAACAATAACCTTTGGGTAGGTTAGACTGCACCCATAATGTGTTCTGAAAGTTTTCAAGGAAAATGAGGGTTTCAGAACATAATTTAAGAAAATAAATCAagtcaatacatttttaattaaaaaatacctAGGTACCTTACCGTTCTACCTAATGACTTAGTACCTATTAATTTAGAATTGTCCTGTCTCAGCCTACAGATGAGAGGTTATTGTGGTTTTCaccttcaaatatttattctggattatgaataaaaatgatactaTTTTATTCAGACTTACTTGATCTGTTTAGTATTGTTGCAAGTTCCCTCCACAGTCTTTGCTTGTGCGCTGAATTTCTGTACTCAGGATGGTTGATGTCAAACAAAACTGAATGATTTTTGACAAACTCAATAATCGTCTCTTCATGGTCCCATGAGAATCttctttccatttcaaatgaAAGTGTATCTTTTAAAACGACAAATCAACCCGAATaacttatttttttgttgatttttgtaATTAATAACAAATTCTTAGTGTTTTCAGTTTTCGTTCGGTTTTCTTTTTGTTCCTTCCGAAGGAAAACAGAGAATGGAGTGGGTGACGGTTGGCCGTTGAAACAGTTCACTCACAACCTGTAATTTTTTATAGTCCAgcaataaattagaatatttttatccaattatatCATAGTAGgagaataaaaacaaacaacTACACAAACTTAATTCAACAAAATCAGATagaaaagaaatagaaaacaaattttACGAGTACTGGTAATAATATCAGCTGTTTATTGATCTGAACCTAAGATCTGATCAGGTGACTGAGCTTACTTGAACAGCTGGAAATTGTCTGTTCTGTTGACTTTACCTTATCGtagagaaaaatcaaatagaccATTAACTACCTCCAGTTTGACCAACCcaatggcttaaaaataaataaaatagaatggaaataaattattcgatttcaattttattattcttgataaattttattattcttgatattCTTGATGTCTAACTTTTacgaatttttattgcaaaaacatATCCTACACAATATTAAGTAAATGCAACAATGCTACCGTTCATACTGAAACTAATACAATTCCataacagatttattgataatattacacAACAATATCTCAATTATTTGTACAGTCAAATCAAATAGGATTCTTATTTGATTATAAGAAATTCTTAACATCTATCCTATTCAAATATCTATCCTTCAACTTATTTGATGAGAAGAGATCAAAGTATTTGTCGTAGAGGTATTGAACGCAATCTCTAAAATTGATCCACAGTTTCTCGGGAACGTATGTAGTTACCATGCTAAGGAAAACCCTTTTACATAAAAATGGAGGAGCAGATAAATCCACAGCCACATTCATCCAGTAAATTTCATCAAAACTTTCTATTTCTTCGTGAGAAAGAAACCATATGATCAGAAAACTACGCAATTTGTTCCTCGATATACACGTACTGGCACAAATCAACTGTGAGAGCTGAGTCTTCCAAAAAAAGCAATAAAGCAATGATTTACTCACTTGAATACcgtattgataatataactcACTTAATACCGTATATCACTTGAATTCATCCATATTATGTCTTTGTGTTTGATTAGTCTTCTGTTAAAGAAGAACttatataatataagaataaaCCTACCAAGTTATGACTAATTTTGTATCTACAGTACTTTGTTACATCTTAACCTGACTGTTCAATTAGTTGATAAAACATAACCTAATCTCCTTACAATCTTACAATTCCgctaaacataacctaaaaaatgaTCAGTAGAAGTTTTAAACCGTTATGTTGGTAGTGGGGTCACGTGAGGTAGTCATTGGTCTATTTGCGTTTTCTCTTTCGTTAAGATCATTCCTGTTGACTTTAccttatcatagagaaaaatcaaatagaccATTAACTACCTCCAGTTTGACCAACCcaatggcttaaaaataaataaaatagaatggaaataaattattcgatttcaattttattattcttgataaattttattattcttgatattCTTGATGTCTAACTTTTCCTTAGTCTTGCTGCTTCTTCTGCTTGCTGCATGTCTCGTTGCATATGCTATATGTGTgttttgacttgaaaattttgttctTATCTGTCTTATGACAGTTTTTTATTGTTCTTGACTTGTTTACTTGTGGACATAACTATGTAGTATGACCACGCCATGAACAgaaacacattattattattacataggTCTGATATACTCTACCATGGCTTACTTTGGATGAAGtaatatctatagtaggctatgacTCTACTCATACCGGTACGTTTTGGTCAACAATATTCTACCTTTGGGTAGGTTAGACTGCACCCATAATGTGTTCTGAAAGTTTTCAAGGAAAATGAGGGTTTCAGAACATAATTTAAGAAAATAAATCAAGccaatacatttttaattaaaaaatacctAGGTACCTTACCGTTCTACCTAATGACTTAGTACCTATTAATTTAGAATTGTCCTGTCTCAGCCTACAGATGAGAGGTTATTGTGGTTTTCaccttcaaatatttattctggattatgaataaaaatgatactaTTTTATTCAGACTTACTTGATCTGTTTAGTATTGTTGCAAGTTCCCTCCACAGTCTTTGCTTGTGCGCTGAATTTCTGTACTCAGGATGGTTGATGTCAAACAAAACTGAATGATTTTTGACAAACTCAATAATCGTCTCTTCATGGTCCCATGAGAATCttctttccatttcaaatgaAAGTGTATCTTTTAAAACGACAAATCAACCCGAATaacttatttttttgttgatttttgtaATTAATAACAAATTCTTAGTGTTTTCAGTTTTCGTTCGGTTTTCTTTTCGTTCCTTCCGAAGGAAAACAGAGAATGGAGTGGGTGACGGTTGGCCGTTGAAACAGTTCACTCACAACCTGTAATTTTTTATAGTCCAgcaataaattagaatatttttatccaattatatCATAGTAGgagaataaaaacaaacaacTACACAAACTTAATTCAACAAAATCAGATagaaaagaaatagaaaacaaattttACGAGTACTGGTAATAATATCAGCTGTTTATTGATCTGAACCTAAGATCTGATCAGGTGACTGAGCTTACTTGAACAGCTGGAAATTGTCTGTTCTGTTGACTTTACCTTATCTTAGAGAAAAATCAAATGGACCATTAACTACCTCCAGTTTGACCAACCCAATggcttgaaaataaataaattagaatggaaataaattattcgatttcaattttattattcttgataaattttattattcttgatattCTTGATGTCTAACTTTTCCTTAGTCTTTCTGCTTCTTCTGCTTGCTGCATGTCTCGTTGCATATGCTATATGTGTgttttgacttgaaaattttgttctTATCTGTCTTATGACAGTTTTTTATTGTTCTTGACTTGTTTACTTGTGGACATTACTATGTAGTATGACCACGCCATGAAAAgaaacacattattattattacataggTCTGATATACTCTACCATGGCTTACTTTGGATAAAGtaatatctatagtaggctatgacTCTACTCATACTGGTACGTTTTGGTCAACAATATTCTACCTTTGGGTAGGTTAGACTGCACCCATAATGTGTTCTGAAAGTTTTCAAGGAAAATGAGGGTTTCAGAACATAATTTAAGAAAATAAATCAAGccaatacatttttaattaaaaaatacctAGGTACCTTACCGTTCTACCTAATGACTTAGTACCTATTAATTTAGAATTGTCCTGTCTCAGCCTACAGATGAGAGGTTATTGTGGTTTTCaccttcaaatatttattctggattatgaatgaaaatgataCTA
The genomic region above belongs to Nilaparvata lugens isolate BPH chromosome 5, ASM1435652v1, whole genome shotgun sequence and contains:
- the LOC111057858 gene encoding uncharacterized protein LOC111057858; this translates as MERRFSWDHEETIIEFVKNHSVLFDINHPEYRNSAHKQRLWRELATILNRSTEDVQKKWFNIRDYHKRKKKGPPGPSGGKPSQREEALSFLDGFFCVKKRLNRESNPKVSARSVTGAPNRDNHLKNLK